In Actinoplanes derwentensis, the following proteins share a genomic window:
- a CDS encoding extracellular catalytic domain type 1 short-chain-length polyhydroxyalkanoate depolymerase, which translates to MFRLTFLILPLLLVLAGCTEPSATGFVTGASDHALGERTFRVYRPSSLPAGQRVPLVLVLHGGAGSGAQAEKAYGWDTTADGNGFVVAYPDGVGRSWNAGPGCCGRAARDGADDVGFLEDVVEAVSGGVPIDPARVFVTGMSNGAMMTYRLACESTLFRAVAPVAGTLIGDCPAPAPVSLLHIHGTADRSVPWAGGPGRQDNGGTGRVPVRIDGPPITEVTDAWRRRAGCAAFTEQTADPVTRRTATCPGGRTVELISVTGAGHQWPGAVPESRAVTGILSLDPPSGALDATATIWSFFAGSR; encoded by the coding sequence ATGTTCCGGCTCACGTTTCTGATCCTGCCGCTGCTTCTGGTGCTCGCGGGCTGCACCGAGCCGTCCGCCACCGGCTTCGTGACGGGTGCGTCCGACCATGCCCTCGGCGAGCGGACCTTCCGGGTCTACCGGCCGTCGTCGTTGCCGGCCGGGCAACGGGTGCCGTTGGTGCTGGTCCTGCACGGGGGCGCCGGTTCCGGGGCGCAGGCCGAGAAGGCGTACGGGTGGGACACCACCGCCGACGGCAACGGTTTTGTGGTCGCGTACCCGGACGGGGTGGGCCGCTCGTGGAACGCGGGTCCCGGCTGCTGCGGCCGGGCCGCCCGGGACGGTGCCGACGACGTCGGCTTCCTGGAGGACGTGGTGGAGGCCGTCTCCGGAGGTGTCCCGATCGACCCGGCCCGGGTCTTCGTCACCGGCATGTCCAACGGCGCGATGATGACCTACCGGCTGGCCTGTGAGAGCACCCTGTTCCGGGCGGTCGCCCCGGTCGCCGGCACACTGATCGGCGACTGCCCGGCTCCGGCGCCCGTCTCGCTGCTGCACATCCACGGCACCGCCGATCGGAGCGTTCCCTGGGCCGGTGGCCCCGGCCGGCAGGACAACGGCGGCACCGGCCGGGTTCCGGTCCGGATCGACGGACCGCCGATCACCGAGGTGACCGATGCCTGGCGCCGCCGGGCCGGATGCGCCGCCTTCACCGAGCAGACCGCCGATCCGGTGACCAGGCGGACCGCCACCTGTCCCGGCGGCCGGACCGTCGAGTTGATCAGCGTCACCGGTGCTGGTCACCAATGGCCGGGCGCCGTCCCGGAGAGCCGGGCGGTGACGGGGATCCTCTCGCTGGACCCGCCGTCCGGCGCCCTCGACGCCACCGCGACGATCTGGAGCTTCTTCGCCGGCAGCCGGTGA
- a CDS encoding RICIN domain-containing protein, with amino-acid sequence MRVVLPSLTAVVALSLLPAPAAAVPAPPPLHQGWIVTQQTPYRCLTGGAAGTSLFTSVCDRANKAQDFYQTSDGHFTQGENCVEPKTTAKGVKVKVVPCTYQADQKWWFTTALQAGDQWGPCLTETPLDSAGHGRIRLQDCTGAVDQQWRSLNPW; translated from the coding sequence ATGCGTGTAGTCCTGCCGTCTCTGACCGCCGTCGTCGCGCTCTCCCTGCTGCCCGCTCCGGCGGCCGCGGTGCCCGCCCCGCCGCCACTGCATCAGGGCTGGATCGTCACCCAGCAGACCCCGTACCGCTGCCTGACCGGCGGCGCGGCCGGCACGTCACTGTTCACCAGCGTGTGCGACCGGGCGAACAAGGCCCAGGACTTCTACCAGACCAGCGACGGCCACTTCACCCAGGGCGAGAACTGTGTCGAGCCGAAGACCACCGCCAAGGGGGTGAAGGTGAAGGTGGTGCCGTGCACGTACCAGGCCGACCAGAAGTGGTGGTTCACCACGGCACTGCAGGCCGGCGACCAGTGGGGCCCCTGCCTGACCGAGACCCCGCTCGACTCGGCAGGTCACGGCCGGATCCGTCTGCAGGACTGCACGGGCGCCGTCGACCAGCAGTGGCGTTCCTTGAACCCCTGGTGA